One segment of Hippopotamus amphibius kiboko isolate mHipAmp2 chromosome 2, mHipAmp2.hap2, whole genome shotgun sequence DNA contains the following:
- the ARHGEF39 gene encoding rho guanine nucleotide exchange factor 39 isoform X1 — protein sequence MEIPGPSARCPVREQRARWERKRACTARELLETERRYQEQLALVATYFVRLLRAKGTLRPPERQALFGPWELIYGASQELLPYLEGGRWGQGLEGFCPHLELYTQFAANAERSWTTLQEQLKKNKSFRRFVRLQEGRPEFGGLQLQDLLPLPLQRLQQYENLAIALAENTGPKSPDHEQLTRAARLISETAQRVHTISQKQKNDQHLRRVQALLSGRQAKGLISGRWFLRQGWLLVVPPQGEPRPRMFFLFSDALLMAKPRPPLHLLQSGTFACQALYPMANCQLQRVFGHSGGPCGGLLSLSFPHEKLLLMSTDQEELSHWYHSLTLAISTLGDFVRRECSCQCLNYLLSKAARRTRGILQIPESRKPQG from the exons ATGGAGATCCCGGGCCCCAGCGCGCGGTGCCCGGTGCGAGAGCAGCGTGCCCGTTGGGAGCGGAAACGTGCCTGCACTGCCCGGGAGCTGCTGGAGACCGAGCGGCGCTACCAGGAACAGCTGGCGCTGGTGGCCACG TACTTCGTGAGGCTTCTGAGAGCCAAGGGCACCCTGCGACCACCAGAGCGCCAGGCCCTATTTGGGCCCTGGGAGCTCATTTACGGCGCCAGCCA AGAGCTGCTTCCCTACCTCGAAGGAGGGCGCTGGGGACAAGGGCTGGAGGGCTTCTGTCCCCACCTGGAGCTCTACACCCAATTTGCTGCCAACGCTGAGAGGTCCTGGACCACCCTGCAG GAGCaactaaagaagaacaaaagtttCCGGAGGTTTGTGCGACTTCAGGAAGGTCGCCCTGAGTTTGGGGGCCTTCAGCTCCAGgacctgctccctctgcctctgcaGAGGCTCCAGCA GTATGAGAATCTTGCCATTGCTTTGGCTGAAAACACAGGTCCCAAAAGCCCTGACCATGAACAGCTCACAA gGGCTGCCCGGCTGATAAGTGAGACTGCCCAGAGAGTCCACACCATCAGTCAGAAACAGAAGAATGACCAGCACCTCCGGCGTGTCCAGGCTCTGCTCAGTGGACGGCAGGCAAAGGGGCTTATTTCAG GTCGCTGGTTCCTACGCCAGGGTTGGCTGTTGGTAGTGCCTCCCCAAGGGGAGCCTCGGCCCCGAATGTTCTTCCTATTCTCTGATGCACTGCTCATGGCGAAGCCTCGCCCCCCATTGCATCTGCTGCAGAGTGGCACCTTTGCCTGCCAGGCCCTCTACCCTATGGCCAACTGTCAACTCCAAAGGGTCTTTGGCCACTCAGGAGGCCCTTGTGGTGGACTGCTCAGC CTGTCCTTTCCCCACGAGAAGCTACTGCTTATGTCCACAGACCAGGAGGAGCTGTCGCACTGGTACCACAGTCTGACTCTGGCCATCAG CACCCTGGGTGATTTTGTCAGAAGAGAGTGCTCATGCCAGTGCCTGAACTATCTTCTCTCCAAAGCAGCCAGAAGAACTAGAGGAATCTTACAAATTCCAGAGTCCAGGAAACCTCAGGGATAG
- the ARHGEF39 gene encoding rho guanine nucleotide exchange factor 39 isoform X2: MEIPGPSARCPVREQRARWERKRACTARELLETERRYQEQLALVATYFVRLLRAKGTLRPPERQALFGPWELIYGASQELLPYLEGGRWGQGLEGFCPHLELYTQFAANAERSWTTLQEQLKKNKSFRRFVRLQEGRPEFGGLQLQDLLPLPLQRLQQYENLAIALAENTGPKSPDHEQLTRAARLISETAQRVHTISQKQKNDQHLRRVQALLSGRQAKGLISGRWFLRQGWLLVVPPQGEPRPRMFFLFSDALLMAKPRPPLHLLQSGTFACQALYPMANCQLQRVFGHSGGPCGGLLSLSFPHEKLLLMSTDQEELSHWYHSLTLAISSQKN, translated from the exons ATGGAGATCCCGGGCCCCAGCGCGCGGTGCCCGGTGCGAGAGCAGCGTGCCCGTTGGGAGCGGAAACGTGCCTGCACTGCCCGGGAGCTGCTGGAGACCGAGCGGCGCTACCAGGAACAGCTGGCGCTGGTGGCCACG TACTTCGTGAGGCTTCTGAGAGCCAAGGGCACCCTGCGACCACCAGAGCGCCAGGCCCTATTTGGGCCCTGGGAGCTCATTTACGGCGCCAGCCA AGAGCTGCTTCCCTACCTCGAAGGAGGGCGCTGGGGACAAGGGCTGGAGGGCTTCTGTCCCCACCTGGAGCTCTACACCCAATTTGCTGCCAACGCTGAGAGGTCCTGGACCACCCTGCAG GAGCaactaaagaagaacaaaagtttCCGGAGGTTTGTGCGACTTCAGGAAGGTCGCCCTGAGTTTGGGGGCCTTCAGCTCCAGgacctgctccctctgcctctgcaGAGGCTCCAGCA GTATGAGAATCTTGCCATTGCTTTGGCTGAAAACACAGGTCCCAAAAGCCCTGACCATGAACAGCTCACAA gGGCTGCCCGGCTGATAAGTGAGACTGCCCAGAGAGTCCACACCATCAGTCAGAAACAGAAGAATGACCAGCACCTCCGGCGTGTCCAGGCTCTGCTCAGTGGACGGCAGGCAAAGGGGCTTATTTCAG GTCGCTGGTTCCTACGCCAGGGTTGGCTGTTGGTAGTGCCTCCCCAAGGGGAGCCTCGGCCCCGAATGTTCTTCCTATTCTCTGATGCACTGCTCATGGCGAAGCCTCGCCCCCCATTGCATCTGCTGCAGAGTGGCACCTTTGCCTGCCAGGCCCTCTACCCTATGGCCAACTGTCAACTCCAAAGGGTCTTTGGCCACTCAGGAGGCCCTTGTGGTGGACTGCTCAGC CTGTCCTTTCCCCACGAGAAGCTACTGCTTATGTCCACAGACCAGGAGGAGCTGTCGCACTGGTACCACAGTCTGACTCTGGCCATCAG CAGCCAGAAGAACTAG
- the ARHGEF39 gene encoding rho guanine nucleotide exchange factor 39 isoform X3: protein MEIPGPSARCPVREQRARWERKRACTARELLETERRYQEQLALVATYFVRLLRAKGTLRPPERQALFGPWELIYGASQELLPYLEGGRWGQGLEGFCPHLELYTQFAANAERSWTTLQEQLKKNKSFRRFVRLQEGRPEFGGLQLQDLLPLPLQRLQQYENLAIALAENTGPKSPDHEQLTRAARLISETAQRVHTISQKQKNDQHLRRVQALLSGRQAKGLISGRWFLRQGWLLVVPPQGEPRPRMFFLFSDALLMAKPRPPLHLLQSGTFACQALYPMANCQLQRVFGHSGGPCGGLLSLSFPHEKLLLMSTDQEELSHWYHSLTLAISQKN, encoded by the exons ATGGAGATCCCGGGCCCCAGCGCGCGGTGCCCGGTGCGAGAGCAGCGTGCCCGTTGGGAGCGGAAACGTGCCTGCACTGCCCGGGAGCTGCTGGAGACCGAGCGGCGCTACCAGGAACAGCTGGCGCTGGTGGCCACG TACTTCGTGAGGCTTCTGAGAGCCAAGGGCACCCTGCGACCACCAGAGCGCCAGGCCCTATTTGGGCCCTGGGAGCTCATTTACGGCGCCAGCCA AGAGCTGCTTCCCTACCTCGAAGGAGGGCGCTGGGGACAAGGGCTGGAGGGCTTCTGTCCCCACCTGGAGCTCTACACCCAATTTGCTGCCAACGCTGAGAGGTCCTGGACCACCCTGCAG GAGCaactaaagaagaacaaaagtttCCGGAGGTTTGTGCGACTTCAGGAAGGTCGCCCTGAGTTTGGGGGCCTTCAGCTCCAGgacctgctccctctgcctctgcaGAGGCTCCAGCA GTATGAGAATCTTGCCATTGCTTTGGCTGAAAACACAGGTCCCAAAAGCCCTGACCATGAACAGCTCACAA gGGCTGCCCGGCTGATAAGTGAGACTGCCCAGAGAGTCCACACCATCAGTCAGAAACAGAAGAATGACCAGCACCTCCGGCGTGTCCAGGCTCTGCTCAGTGGACGGCAGGCAAAGGGGCTTATTTCAG GTCGCTGGTTCCTACGCCAGGGTTGGCTGTTGGTAGTGCCTCCCCAAGGGGAGCCTCGGCCCCGAATGTTCTTCCTATTCTCTGATGCACTGCTCATGGCGAAGCCTCGCCCCCCATTGCATCTGCTGCAGAGTGGCACCTTTGCCTGCCAGGCCCTCTACCCTATGGCCAACTGTCAACTCCAAAGGGTCTTTGGCCACTCAGGAGGCCCTTGTGGTGGACTGCTCAGC CTGTCCTTTCCCCACGAGAAGCTACTGCTTATGTCCACAGACCAGGAGGAGCTGTCGCACTGGTACCACAGTCTGACTCTGGCCATCAG CCAGAAGAACTAG
- the CCDC107 gene encoding coiled-coil domain-containing protein 107 isoform X1 — translation MATVLSLAGALGLLLLSVLPEVLGDRPSPDRRAHPGDAAQVGPGATEPGRRPSPPKNQRERARAGALPLGALYTAAAVAFVLYKCLQQGKDEATVLQEEAGKDSSQSEQQLAQLTQQLAQTEQHLNSLMAQLDPLFERVTTLAGAQRELLHMKLQTIHQLLQENKPNKGVEVPESEASIPFPEDLCIEEDEEEAGDSQAWEEPLKWSTGTRDLATPREMEQELRRRCRKPAAKGPSLSPHWEGGTTAESLVKRSLFL, via the exons ATGGCGACCGTTCTGTCGCTCGCAGGTGCGCTGGGGCTGCTACTTTTGTCTGTGCTGCCCGAGGTCCTCGGAGACCGCCCCAGCCCCGACCGCCGGGCACACCCAG GGGACGCCGCCCAGGTCGGCCCTGGGGCCACGGAACCCGGGCGGCGACCGTCGCCGCCCAAGAACCAGCGCGAGCGGGCCCGGGCCGGGGCGCTGCCCTTGGGGGCGCTGTACACCGCGGCCGCCGTGGCTTTTGTGCTGTACAAGTGTTTACAG CAGGGGAAAGATGAGGCTACTGTTCTCCAAGAGGAGGCAGGCAAGGATTCATCGCAGTCAG AGCAACAGCTGGCCCAGCTGACACAACAGCTGGCCCAGACAGAGCAACACCTAAACAGTCTGATGGCCCAGCTGGACCCTCTTTTTGAGCG TGTGACTACCTTGGCTGGAGCCCAGCGGGAGCTTCTGCACATGAAGCTACAGACCATCCACCAGCTGCTACAAGAGAACAAACCAAACAAGGGTGTGGAGGTTCCAGAATCAG AGGCCAGCATACCCTTTCCTGAGGATTTATGCATAGAAGAGGACGAGGAAGAGGCTGGTGACAGTCAGGCCTGGGAGGAGCCCCTAAAGTGGAGCACAGGGACAAGGGACCTAGCCACTCCCAGGGAAATGGAGCAGGAACTAAGGAGAAGATGCAGGAAGCCTGCGGCAAAGGGCCCCAGTCTCAGCCCCCACTGGGAAGGAGGGACAACAGCTGAAAGTTTAGTAAAACGTAGTCTGTTCTTGTGA
- the CCDC107 gene encoding coiled-coil domain-containing protein 107 isoform X2 produces MATVLSLAGALGLLLLSVLPEVLGDRPSPDRRAHPGDAAQVGPGATEPGRRPSPPKNQRERARAGALPLGALYTAAAVAFVLYKCLQGKDEATVLQEEAGKDSSQSEQQLAQLTQQLAQTEQHLNSLMAQLDPLFERVTTLAGAQRELLHMKLQTIHQLLQENKPNKGVEVPESEASIPFPEDLCIEEDEEEAGDSQAWEEPLKWSTGTRDLATPREMEQELRRRCRKPAAKGPSLSPHWEGGTTAESLVKRSLFL; encoded by the exons ATGGCGACCGTTCTGTCGCTCGCAGGTGCGCTGGGGCTGCTACTTTTGTCTGTGCTGCCCGAGGTCCTCGGAGACCGCCCCAGCCCCGACCGCCGGGCACACCCAG GGGACGCCGCCCAGGTCGGCCCTGGGGCCACGGAACCCGGGCGGCGACCGTCGCCGCCCAAGAACCAGCGCGAGCGGGCCCGGGCCGGGGCGCTGCCCTTGGGGGCGCTGTACACCGCGGCCGCCGTGGCTTTTGTGCTGTACAAGTGTTTACAG GGGAAAGATGAGGCTACTGTTCTCCAAGAGGAGGCAGGCAAGGATTCATCGCAGTCAG AGCAACAGCTGGCCCAGCTGACACAACAGCTGGCCCAGACAGAGCAACACCTAAACAGTCTGATGGCCCAGCTGGACCCTCTTTTTGAGCG TGTGACTACCTTGGCTGGAGCCCAGCGGGAGCTTCTGCACATGAAGCTACAGACCATCCACCAGCTGCTACAAGAGAACAAACCAAACAAGGGTGTGGAGGTTCCAGAATCAG AGGCCAGCATACCCTTTCCTGAGGATTTATGCATAGAAGAGGACGAGGAAGAGGCTGGTGACAGTCAGGCCTGGGAGGAGCCCCTAAAGTGGAGCACAGGGACAAGGGACCTAGCCACTCCCAGGGAAATGGAGCAGGAACTAAGGAGAAGATGCAGGAAGCCTGCGGCAAAGGGCCCCAGTCTCAGCCCCCACTGGGAAGGAGGGACAACAGCTGAAAGTTTAGTAAAACGTAGTCTGTTCTTGTGA
- the SIT1 gene encoding signaling threshold-regulating transmembrane adapter 1 produces MSATVASTAAGPSGADNCTDLLVPGIPSLTKAWGLWALLGAVTLLLLISLAAHLFQWTCGRSRSRPRQGCSGESVEEVPLYGNLHYLQTGRLSQEPGPDQQDPTPGGPARAAEEVMCYTSLQLRPPQGRIPSPGSPIKYSEVVLDSEPKPQASGPEPELYASVCAQTRRARASFPDQAYANSQPAPS; encoded by the exons ATGTCTGCAACTGTGGCTTCCACAGCAGCAGGTCCAAGCGGAGCTGACAACTGCACGGATCTACTAGTGCCTG GAATCCCCTCCTTGACCAAGGCCTGGGGATTGTGGGCCCTCTTAGGGGCTGTGACGCTGCTGCTTCTCATCTCACTGGCTGCGCACTTGTTCCAATGGACGTGTGGCCGGAGCAGGAGCCGTCCGAGACAGGGATG CTCCGGAGAGTCTGTGGAAGAGGTCCCTCTGTATGGGAACCTGCATTATCTGCAGACAG GACGGCTGTCTCAAGAACCAGGGCCAGACCAACAGGATCCAACACCTGGAGGCCCTGCCAGG GCTGCAGAGGAAGTGATGTGCTATACCAGCCTGCAGCTGCGGCCTCCTCAGGGCCGGATCCCCAGTCCTGGAAGCCCCATCAAGTACTCGGAGGTGGTGCTGGACTCTGAGCCAAAGCCCCAGGCCTCGGGTCCCGAGCCGGAGCTCTACGCCTCAGTGTGTGCCCAGACCCGCAGAGCCCGGGCTTCCTTTCCAGACCAGGCCTATGCCAACAGCCAGCCCGCACCCAGCTGA